Part of the Mycolicibacterium thermoresistibile genome, GAGGTCGGCGAGCTGCTGGTCGAGGCGTTGCAGGCCGAGGAACCGGGCGTCTCGGCCGAGCAGGCGCGGCCGCTGCGGCGGGTGCGCGCGGTGCTGACCGCCGCGGAACGCGCCCACCGCCACGGCGGCGATCCGCGCGAGGTGCTCTGGCAGGCGTGGCACCGCTCCGGGCTGCAGCGGCGCTGGCTGGCCGCGAGTGAACGCGGCGGTGTCGCCGGCGTCCAGGCCGACCGCGATCTCGACGCCGTGACCGCGTTTTTCGACGCGGCCGAACAGTATGTGGCCCGAACCGCCGGGGCGACGTTGCGCGGACTGATCGATCACCTCACCACGTTGGGGCCGGCGGCGCCGGCGCGGGATCAGTCGGCCCGGCGGGATGCCGTGGCGGTGCTCAGCGCACACGCGGCGCTCGATCGCGAGTGGGATCTGGTGGTGATCGCCGGACTGCAGGACGGGTTGTGGCCCAACACCGTTCCGCGCGGTGGGGTGCTCGCCACCCAGCAGTTGGTCGATGTGCTCGACGGGGTCGCCGACGGCTCCGACCCGGTCGTGTCGCGCCGGGCGCCGCTGCTGGCCGAGGAGCGGAGGTTGCTGATCGCGGCCATGGGCCGGGCCCGGTCGCGGCTGCTGGTCACCGCGGTCGACAGCGACGACGGTGACGAGTCGCTGCTGCCGTCGCCGTTCTGCGCGGAACTCGCCGCGCTGGCCACCGAACCCGAAGCGGCCACGCCCGCACCGCTGCCGGCGCCGCGGGTGCTGACGGCCGCCGCCCTGGTCGGACGGCTCCGTTCGGTGGTGTGCGCCGCGCCCGACACCGTCGACGACGAGGTCCGGGCCGGTGCGGCGACACAGCTGGCCCGGCTGGCCGCGGCGGGTGTCCCGGGAGCCGACCCGGCGCAGTGGTACGCCATGACACCGCTGTCCACCGGAGAACCGCTGTGGGACGGGCCCGGACAGTCGGTGACGTTGTCGCCGTCGACGCTGCAGACCCTGGTCGACTGCCCACTGCGCTGGCTGCTGGAACGGCACGGCGGCACCGACGGCCGCGACGTCCGCTCGACGGTCGGCTCGCTGGTGCACGCGCTCGCCGCCGGCCGGTACCGGACCGAGGGGCAGCTGCTGGCCGAACTCGAGCGGGTCTGGGATCAGCTGCCGTTCGAGTCCCGCTGGTACGCCGACAACGAGTTGTCCCGGCACCGGGCGATGCTGCAGACCTTCATGCGGTGGCGGGAGCGAACCCGCCGGGAACTCACCGAGGTGGCCGCCGAGATCGCCGTCGACGGGGTGCTCGTCGACGGCGCCGACACCACACCCGAGATCAGGGTGCGGGGCCGGCTGGACCGCCTGGAACGTGACGCCGACGGCCGTCTCGTCGTGGTGGATCTCAAGACCGGCAAGAGCCCGGTGACCAAGAACGACGCCCAGCGGCACGCCCAGCTGGCGATGTATCAGCTGGCCGTCGCGGCCGGGCTGCTGCCCGCCGGCGACATCCCCGGCGGTGGCCGTCTGGTTTACCTCGGCAGGCCCACCGGCGGCGGGGCCACCGAACGCGAACAGGATCCGCTGACCCCCGAGACCGCGGCCGGGTGGCGCGACACCGTCGCACAGGCCGCCGACGCCACCCGGGGCCCGCGGTTCGCGGCCCGCATCAACGATGGCTGCGCCCACTGCCCGGTGCGGTTCAGTTGTCCGGCGCAGGCCGCGCAGGCCGGATCGGAGCGGCCGTGACCGCGCGTCACAGCCCCGCCGACCTCGCCGAGGCGCTCGGGCTCTTCCCGCCGACCGAGGAACAGGCGGCGGTGATCGCCGCACCGCCCGGCCCGCTGGTGGTGATCGCCGGCGCCGGCGCCGGCAAGACCGAGACGATGGCCGCCCGGGTGGTGTGGCTGGTCGCCAACGGCTATGCCCGCCCCGATCAGGTGCTGGGGCTGACCTTCACCCGCAAGGCCGCCGGCCAGCTGCTGCGCCGGGTGCGGAGCCGGCTGGCGCGGCTGGCCGGCACCGGCCTGGTGCCGGCGAACTCGGCCCCGGACTGGACCACCGAGTCGGTGACCGTCAGCACCTACCACGCCTTCGCCGGCACCTTGCTGCGCGAGCACGGGCTGCTGCTCCCGGTCGAGCCCGACACCCGGCTGATCGGCGAGACCGAACTGTGGCAACTGGCCTACCGGGTGGTGTGCGAGCATCCCGGCCCGCTGGACACCGACAAGACCCCCGCGGCGATCACCGCCATGGTGCTGCGGCTGGCCGGTCAGCTCGCCGAACATCTGGTGGACACCGATCAGCTCCGCGATACCCACGTCGAACTGGAACGGCTGGTGCACACCCTGCCGGCCGGCCCGTACCAGCGCGACCGCGGCCCGAGCCAGTGGCTGCTGAACATGTTGGCCACCCAGACCGAACGCGCCGCGCTGGTACCGCTCATCGACGCGGTACACCGCCGGATGCGCGCCGAGAAGGTGATGGACTTCGGCATGCAGATGGCCGCCGCGGCCCGGCTGGCCTCCGAGCACCCGCAGGTCGGCGCCGCGCTGCGGCAGCGGTTCCGGGTGGTGCTGCTCGACGAATACCAGGACACCGGCCATGCCCAGCGGATCGCGCTGTCGGCGTTGTTCGGCGGCGGTGTCGACGACGACCTCGCGCTGACCGCGGTCGGGGATCCGATCCAGTCCATCTACGGCTGGCGCGGCGCGTCGGCGACCAACCTGCCGCGGTTCGCCACCGACTTCCCGCACTCCGACGGAAGCCCGGCGCCCACCCTGGAACTGCGCACCAGCTGGCGGAACCCGCCGCGCACCCTGCACCTGGCGAACGCGATCTCCGCCGAGGCGCGGCGCCGCTCGGTGGCGGTGCGGGCGCTGCGGCCCCGGCCGGACGCCGAACCGGGCACCATCCGGTGTGCGCTGCTCGATGACGTGCAGTCCGAACGGGAGTGGGTCGCCGAGCAGCTCGCCGCACTGTACCGGCACGCCCGCGACGCCGGGGACACCCCGCCGACGGCCGCGGTGTTGGTGCGCCGCAACGCCGATGCCGCGCCGATGGCGCAGGCGCTCACCGCCCGGGGTGTGCCGGTCGAAGTGGTCGGCCTGGCCGGCCTGCTGGCGGTACCCGAGGTCGCCGACGTCGTGGCGATGCTGCGGCTGGCCGCCGACCCGACCGCGGGCAGCGCCGCGGTGCGCATCCTGACCGGGCCGCGTTGGCGACTCGGTGCCCGCGACCTCACCGCCCTGTGGCGGCGCGCCGTCGAGCTGGGCACCGTCGAGCCCCCGGGGGCTCGCCCCGACACCGACGGTGTCGAGCAGATCCTCGCGGGCATCGGGCCGGACGCCGACGAACCGTGCCTGGCCGACGCCATCTGCGATCCCGGTGATGCCGCTGCCTACTCGGAGGAGGGGTACCGGCGCATCACCGCACTGGCGCAGGAGCTGACCGCGCTGCGCGCGCACCTGCACCATCCGCTGCCCGATCTCATCGCCGAGATCCGCCGGATACTCGGGGTGGACGCCGAGGCGCGGGCCGGCCAACCGGTGGCCGCGGGCTGGGCGGGCACCGAGAACCTCGACGCGTTCGCCGACGTGGTCGCCGAGTTCGCCGTCCGGCCCAACGCGACGGTGCCGGCGCTGCTGGGCTATCTCAGCGCCGCGATGGAGGTGGAGAACGGTCTGGCGCCGGCGGACGTCACGGTCGCCACGGACCGGGTGCAGATCCTCACCGTGCACGCCGCCAAGGGCTTGGAGTGGGAGGTGGTCGCGGTACCGCACCTGAGCCGTCGGGTGTTTCCGTCCACCGCATCCCCGCGCACCTGGCTCACCGACGCGGGGGAGTTGCCGCCACTGCTGCGTGGTGACCGCGCCACCACCTCCGAGCACGGAGTGCCGGTGCTCGACACCGCCGACGTCAACGACCGGAAAGCCCTCAGCGACAAGATCGCCGAGCACAAGAACCGGTTGGCGCAACGCCGCACCGACGAGGAGCGTCGGCTGCTGTACGTGGCCGTCACCCGCGCCGAGGACACGCTGCTCGTCTCCGGACACCATTGGGGGGCAACGGAATCGAAACCCCGCGGGCCGTCCGAGTTCCTCCTGGAGATCAAGGACGTCATCGATCGGTCGGCCGAAGCCGGCGATCCGTGCGGAACCATCGACCTGTGGGCGCCGGAACCGCCGGACGGCACGCCGAACCCCCTGCGTGACAAGGCGTTCGAAGTGCTGTGGCCGGCCCCTCCGGAAAGCCGCGCCGTCGGCCACACCGCCGCCGGCGCGGCGTTGGTCACCGCGGCGATGGCCGGCGAGGTCACCGGCGGTCTGGATCCGGAGGGCTGGGCCGCCGACGTGGACGCCCTGCTGGCCGAACGGGACCGGGCGGCGCGACCCGAACCGGCGCCGCTGCCGGCCCAGCTGTCGGTCAGCTCGCTGGTCGAGCTCGGCCGCGACCCGGCGGCGACAGCGCTGATACACCGGCGGCTGCCGGCGCGCCCGGATCGCAACACCCTGCTCGGTACGGCATTCCACGAGTGGGTGCAGCGGTACTTCCACACCGACGGCCTGTTCGACCTCGACGATCTGCCCGGTGCGGTGGACGTCGAACCCGCCGCGGCGGACGCCGCCGGGCTGGCCGACCTGCAGAACGCGTTCATGACCTCGCCGTGGGCGGCGCGCACCCCGACCGAGGTGGAGGTGCCGTTCGACATGCTCATCGGCGACACCGTGGTGCGGGGTCGCATCGACGCGGTGTTCGCCGACGACGACGGCGGGGCGACCGTGGTGGACTGGAAGACCGGGGAGCCGCCGCGCACCGAGGACGAGATGCGGCAGGCGGCGATTCAGCTCGGGGTGTACCGGATCGCGTGGGCGGCGATGCGCGGGCTGCCCGTCGAATCGGTGCGCGCGGCGTTCCACTACGTCCGCTCCGGTCAGACCGTGCAACCCGATCCGCTGCCGACCGCGGACGATCTGGCCGCGCTGCTCGCAGATGCCGATCAGCGCACCCGGTGAACCCGACCGCTCCCGGGCGCGGGCGCAGGTGTTCGCTGGGATTCGGGTGCCGGACCGGCCATGATTACATTGTGGCGTGCGCACCCCCGGGATACGCGTGAGTTCCCATGACCAAAGGTAGGTTGCGGCGTCGGCTCGCCGCGATCGAACAGGATCTGACTTCCCAGCCCGAGGCGCGGCTCGTGGACATCCTGCGGATCCCGGAGCCGTTCGTCAGCCCCACCCAGCGCATCGTGCGCCGCATCATCTATGCGACGCTGGCGCTGATGGCGGCGGTGGTCATCGTCTACCTGGACCGCGACGGCTACCGCGACGTGCAGGGCAACGAACTGTCTTTCCTGGACTGCCTGTACTACGCGACGGTGTCCCTGTCGACCACCGGGTACGGCGACATCACGCCGGTCACCCCGGAAGCCCGGCTGATCAACGTGCTGGTGATCACGCCACTGCGGGTCGCGTTCCTGATCGTGCTGATCGGCACCACCGTGGAAACGCTGACCAGCCAGTCGCGGGCCGCCCTGAAGATCCAGCGCTGGAGGAGCAGAGTGCGAAACCACACCGTCGTCATCGGTTACGGCACCAAGGGGAAGACGGCCGTCGCCGCGATGGTCGAGGACGAGGTGGCGCCGGCCGACATCGTCGTCGTCGACGACGATCCGACCGCACTGGAACGGGCGCGGGCAGCCGGCCTGGTCACCGTGCACGGCGACGCCACCAAGGCCGAGGTGCTGCGGCTGGCCAGCGTCCAGCACGCCAAATCGATCATCGTGGCCACCGACAACGACGCCAGCGCGGTGCTGGTCACCTTGACCGCCCGCGAGCTGGCGCCCAACGCCAAGATCATCGCGGCGGCCCGGGAATCGGACAATCAGCATCTGCTCAAACAGTCCGGCGCCGACTCCACCGTGGTGTCCTCGGAGACCGCGGGGCGGCTGCTGGGTGTGGCCACCCAGACCCCCAGCGTGGTGGCGATCATCGAGGACCTGCTCACCCCGGACGCCGGCTTCTCCATCGCCGAACGCGAGGTCACCCCGAAGGAGGTGGGCGGCTCACCGCGCCATCTGCAGGACATCGTGTTGGGGGTGGTGCGGGACGGCCACCTGTACCGGGTCGACGAACCCGAGGTCGACGCGGTCGAGGCCGGTGACCGACTGCTCTACATCCGCATCTCGGACGGTGATCGATGACTCGCAGGACCCCGTTCCGGTTGCGGAACACACCGCTGCTCTCACGCGTCGGCGCGGACCGCGCCGACGTGCTGCGCACCGACGTCGAGGCGGCCACCGCCGGCTGGCGGGACGCGCTGCTGCTGCGGGTGGACCGCCGCAATCAGGTGCTGATCGCCGACGGGCAGGTGGTGCTGAACAAGGCCACCGAGATCGGCGACAAACCGCCGGAGGACGCGGTGTTCCTCGGGCGGCTGGGGGACGGGCGGCACGTGTGGGCGGTGCGCGCAGCGCTGGAGCCGCCCGCCGACCGCCCCGACGCGACGGTGCTCGACCTGCGCCGCACCGGGCACATCTTCGACGACGTCAGCGCCCAGCTGGTGGCCACCGCGACCGCGCTGCTGAACTGGCATGACAACGCCAAGTTCAGCGCGATCGACGGCGCCCCGACCAAACCGGTCAACGGCGGCTGGTCCCGGGTGAACCTGGTCAACGGGCACGAGGAATTCCCGCGTATCGACCCGGCGGTGATCTGCCTGGTGCACGACGGGCACGACCGCTGCGTGCTGGCCCGTCAACGGCTCTGGCCGGAGCGGTTCTTCTCGTTGGTCGCCGGATTCGTCGAGGCCGGCGAATCGTTCGAGTCGTGCGTGGTGCGCGAGATCGCCGAGGAGCTCGGGCTCACCGTGACCGACGTCGAGTACCTCGGCAGCCAGCCGTGGCCGTTCCCACGGTCGCTGATGGTGGGCTTCCACGCGGTCGGGGATCCCGATCAGCCGTTCTCCTTCAACGACGGCGAGATCGTCGAGGCCGCCTGGTTCACCCGCGACGAGGTACGGGAAGCCCTGGCGGCGGGGGACTGGAGTAGTGACTCGTCGTCGCGGCTGCTGCTGCCGGGATCGATCTCGATCGCCCGGGAGATCATCGAATCCTGGGCGGAACTCGACTAGCCCGCGAGCTTGGCTGTGCCTGATCAGCCCGCGAGCTTGGCCTTGACTTCCTTGATGCTGGGGTTGGTCAGCGCCGAGCCGTCCGGAAACTTCACCGTCGGCACCGTCTGGTTGCCGTTGTTCACCGACTCCACGAACTGGGCCGCCGCCGGATCCTCCTCGATGTTCACCTCGGTGTAGGGGATGCCCTCGGCCTTCAGCGCGGTCTGCAGCCGCTTGCAGTAGCCGCACCAGGTGGTGGTGTACATGATCAACTCGCCAGCATCAGCACTCATAGCCCGTTCAACGTATCGCATCGGCAGAAGATGCCCGGCCGGCCGGGGCCGGACTGTCCCTGGCCGCTGCCATGATGGTGGCCATGCCGGCAGAGGCTTCATCGTTGCGTGCACGCCTGCTCGACGATCTCGACGACGAACAGCGCGAGGCCGTGACGGCACCCCGCGGGCCGGTGTGTGTGCTCGCCGGGGCCGGCACCGGTAAGACCCGCACCATCACCCGGCGCATCGCCTATCTGGTCGCCGCCGGGCACGTCGCCCCCAGCCAGGTGCTTGCCGTCACCTTCACCCAGCGCGCCGCCGGCGAGATGCGGGGCCGGCTGCGGGCGCTCGACGACGGCGTGGGAACCGGCGCGGTGCAGGCGATGACGTTCCACGCCGCGGCCCGCCGGCAACTGCGGTACTTCTGGCCACAGGTGGTCGGCGACGCGCCCTGGCAGCTGCTGGACAGTAAGTTCTCGGTGGTCGCATCGGCGGCCAACCGGTGCGGGTTGCCGACCGGTACCGACGACGTCCGCGACCTGGCCGGGGAGATCGAGTGGGCCAAGGCCTCGCTCATCACCCCCGAGGACTATCCGAAGGCGGTCGCCGAGGCCGGTCGGGACATCCCGTTCGATGCCGCCAAGGTCGCCGCCGCGTACGCCGGTTACGAGGCGCTGAAGGCCCGCCAGGAGACGGTGCTGCTGGATTTCGACGATCTGCTGTTGCACACCGCGGCGGCGATAGAGAACGAACCCGCGGTCGCCCAGGAGTTCCGGGACCGCTACCGCTGTTTCGTCGTCGACGAATATCAGGACGTCACACCGCTGCAGCAGCGGGTGCTCAACGCCTGGCTGGGGGAGCGCGACGACCTCACCGTGGTCGGCGACGCCAACCAGACCATCTACTCGTTCACCGGGGCCACCCCGCAGTACCTGCTCGACTTCTCCCGGCGGTTCCCCGATGCGACCGTGGTACGGCTGGAACGCGACTACCGGTCCACACCCCAGGTGGTGTCGTTGGCCAACCGGGTCATCGCCACCGCGCGGGGCCGGATGGCCGGCAGCAAGCTGCACCTGGTCGGTCAGCGCCCGCCCGGGCCCCAGCCGACGTTCTCCGAGTATCCCGACGAGGTCGCCGAAGCCACCGCAGTGGCCAAGAACATCGCCCGGCTCATCGAATCCGGCGTCGCGCCGGCGGAGATCGCGGTGCTCTACCGGATCAATGCGCAGTCGGAGGTCTATGAGGAGGCGCTGACCGAGGCCGGCATCGCATTCCAGGTGCGCGGCGGCGAGGGTTTCTTCAGCCGCCAGGAGATCCGGCAGGCGCTGCTGGTGCTGCAACGGGCCGCGGAACGCGCCGGGACCGGAGCCGTCGAGACACCGGCCGGGGCCGAACTCGCCGCCGCGGTCCGGGGTCTGCTGGAACCGCTGGGCCTGACCGCCGAACCGCCCGCGGGCACCCGGGCCCGGGAACGCTGGGAGGCGCTGGCGGCGCTGGCCGATCTGGTCGACGAGGAGGTGGCCACCCAACCGGGTCTGACACTGCCGGGCCTGCTGAACGAACTGCGCCGCCGCGCCGACGCCCGTCACCCACCGGTCGTGCAGGGCGTGACGCTGGCGTCGCTGCACGCCGCGAAGGGCCTGGAATGGGATGCGGTGTTCCTGGTGGGGCTTGCCGACGGCACCCTGCCCATCTCGCACGCGTTGGCACATGGGCCCGAGAGCGAACCGGTGGAGGAGGAGCGACGGCTGCTCTACGTCGGGATCACCCGTGCCCGAGTGCATCTGGCGCTGAGCTGGGCGCTGGCCCGGGCGCCCGGCGGGCGGCAGGGCCGGCGGCCGTCGCGCTTCCTCAACGGAATCGCCCCGAACGTCGGGTCGGCCGGCGACCGGTCCGGCCCGACTCGGCCGCGCCGGCAGCGCGGCGCCACCCCGCGCTGCCGCATCTGCAACGCCGTCCTCACCGCACCGCCGGCGATCATGCTGCGACGGTGCGAGTCGTGCCCCGCCGACATCGACGAGGAACTGCTCGCCGAGTTGAAGGAATGGCGGTCGCGGACGGCCAAGGAGATGAGTGTGCCGGCTTACGTGGTGTTCACCGACAACACCCTGATCGCGATCGCCGAGATGCTGCCCACCGACGACGCGGCGCTGGTGGCGATACCGGGTATCGGCGCGCGAAAGCTGGAACAGTTCGGTCCCGACGTCCTGGCCATGGTGAAAAACCGCAGGTAGAAAATCGGTTGTGCGAGACGGCGCGAGCCTTTAGCCTCTTTTGAGCACGTCATGAGAGGAGGGCCGGCGGCATGTTGAGCAGCATCGCGCGCACCGGTGTAGGCACCTCCGTGCCCGGGTTTGTCGGCTCAGCCTCCGTGCCCGGTTCTGTCGGCTCAGCCTCCGTGGCAGGTTCTGTCGGCTCAGCCTCCGTGGCAGGTTCTGTCGGCTCAGCCTCCGTGGCGCCGATGAACCCTGCCGCCGCAGCCCTCGCCGCCGAGCCGGCCGCCGTGGTGTCGCCGCACCGCATTCGCCGAGCTGCCGCCCCGACTGTCGGGTCCGTGAATCGAGGCGCCATGTAGCCGCCCGAAGAAACGCCATCTGGCCACGGACCGCAGTCACCGGATCCGTGGCCGATTTGTTTTCGCCCCCAAGCGAATACCTGGTCACAGATCCGTTTCGAACGACCGCCGCCGAAACATCGACCAGGAAGCAGGGATACGACGTGTCTGCACTGACATGCCGAAGCGAACAACCCCAACGGCTGGCCCGCCACGTGCTGATGCCGTGCCGTACCGGCGATCCCGATCTGTGGTTCGCCGACGATCCCGCCGACCTCGAACGGGCCAAGGCGCTGTGCGCGCCCTGCCCGGTGCGGCGTCAGTGCCTGGCCGCCGCGCTGGAGCGGCAGGAGCCGTGGGGCGTCTGGGGTGGTGAGATCTTCGACCGCGGATCGATCGTGGCGCGCAAACGGCCACGTGGCCGGCCGCGGAAGAACAGCGATCCGGCCGCCGCGTGACGAACGCGGCGGCCGGTCAGGCCGCTTCCACCGCGAACCCCGGAATCATCTCCAGCGCAAGGGCTTTGACCGGGACTCGGGCATCCAGCTGACAGGAGATGGCGACCACCGAGGCGATCACCCGCATCGGGATCGCCAGGTGGCGGGGCAGATCCATCTGCCGTGCGGTCTTGATCTGCGCGACCGAGCGGTCCATGTCCACGGCGGTGAGACGCTGCAGCCACTTGCGGTTGAAGTGGAACACGTCGACCTCCACCGGTTCGACGTACTGCCGCAGCATCTCGTCGATCTCCCGGATCGACACCTCGCCGCCGGGCTGGATGAACCCGGCCTTCTCCATGGTGGCGATCAGGTTGTCGTAATCCTTCTCCAGCGCGTAGCGCAGCATCAGGCCGAGCTCGATCGGGAAGCCGCCGGGCAGCGGCGCCACCGCACCGAAGTCGATGACGCCCATCCGGCCGTCGGACAGCAGCATGAAGTTGCCCGGATGTGCGTCGCCGTGCATCATCTCCAGCCGGCTCGGCGCGTCATAGGTCAGCTCGGTCAGCCGGGTCGCCATCACATCCCGCTGCTCCTGCGTGCCGTCGCGGATGATCTGCGACATCGGGATGCCGTCGATCCACTCGGCGATCACCACCTTGGGGGCGCTGGCGATCACCTGCGGCACGGCGAAGTGCGGATGGTCCCGGTAGGCCTTGGCGAAGGCGCGCTGGTGGTCGGCCTCCAGCCGGTAGTCCAGTTCCATCTCGGTGCGTTCGATGAGCTCCTCGACGACACCCTCGACATCGGCGCCCGGCGAGAGTTGTTTGAGGATCCCGACCATCCGCTGCATCGTCTTCAGGTCCGCCCGCAGCGCCTCGTCGGCACCCGGGTACTGGATCTTGACCGCGACCTCGCGGCCGTCGGACCAGATCGCCTTGTGCACCTGACCGATGCTGGCCGACGCGACCGGGCGGTCGTCGAAGGACCGGAACCGGTCCCGCCACCTGGTGCCGAGCTGCTGGTCGAGCACCCGGTGCACCCGCGAGGCCGGCAGCGGCGGGGCATCCTTCTGCAGCTTGGTCAGCGCCTCCCGATACGGCTTGCCGTACTGTTCGGGGACGGCGGCCTCCATCACCGACAACGCCTGGCCGACCTTCATCGCGCCGCCCTTGAGTTCACCGAGCACCTGGAACAGCTGCTGGGCCGCCTTGTCCATCAGCTCGGCGTTGACCTCGTCCTTCGACTTCCCGGTCAGCCGTTTGCCGAGGCCGAGCGCCGCCCGGCCGGCCAAGCCGGCGCCCAAACCGGCCAGCTTCGCGTTGCGGGACACGCGCCCGCGCTTGATGTCAGCCACGACACCATCATCCACGACGCCGTCGAAAAGTCGGCAACGAACTGGCAACGGGTGATGTCAACACGAACATGCCGGGTGCCGCGACCAGCGGCGCATCACGATGGAGTGGACCCGGACATCGAACTCCAGCGTGGTGTC contains:
- a CDS encoding ATP-dependent helicase; this translates as MTAPPTNTAPTHPESTRPGSTRPGSTGIPPGRTGVVRVLGGPGTGKSTLLVETAAAHIRAGAAPESVLLLTGSARLGAQARAAVTARLLRAATGRGAVVVREPMVRTVHSYAFAVLRLAAQRTGGPPPRLLTSAEQDAIVRELLAGDLEDGAASPVRWPAALRPALSTAGFAKELRDLLARCTERGVDPLALQRLGRRLGRPEWSAAGRFAQQYEQVMLLRSAVGMAAPQATAPALGAAELVGAALEAFGADPELLAAERARIRLLLVDDAQHLDPQAARLVRLLAESAELAVLAGDPDQAVFGYRGADPRLLRGDDDSAVLTLTESHRCAPAVADAITGVARRLPGTGGPRHLTGTGEGGTVAVRIAASPHAESAFITDTLRRAHLIDGVPWSQMAVIVRSVPRTGAPLARALTAAGVPVDLTAAGLALADQPAVQALLTVLTAVCDGLDADKALALATGPIGRVDPVSLRQLRRALRRAHPHRSGAEVGELLVEALQAEEPGVSAEQARPLRRVRAVLTAAERAHRHGGDPREVLWQAWHRSGLQRRWLAASERGGVAGVQADRDLDAVTAFFDAAEQYVARTAGATLRGLIDHLTTLGPAAPARDQSARRDAVAVLSAHAALDREWDLVVIAGLQDGLWPNTVPRGGVLATQQLVDVLDGVADGSDPVVSRRAPLLAEERRLLIAAMGRARSRLLVTAVDSDDGDESLLPSPFCAELAALATEPEAATPAPLPAPRVLTAAALVGRLRSVVCAAPDTVDDEVRAGAATQLARLAAAGVPGADPAQWYAMTPLSTGEPLWDGPGQSVTLSPSTLQTLVDCPLRWLLERHGGTDGRDVRSTVGSLVHALAAGRYRTEGQLLAELERVWDQLPFESRWYADNELSRHRAMLQTFMRWRERTRRELTEVAAEIAVDGVLVDGADTTPEIRVRGRLDRLERDADGRLVVVDLKTGKSPVTKNDAQRHAQLAMYQLAVAAGLLPAGDIPGGGRLVYLGRPTGGGATEREQDPLTPETAAGWRDTVAQAADATRGPRFAARINDGCAHCPVRFSCPAQAAQAGSERP
- a CDS encoding WhiB family transcriptional regulator; its protein translation is MPCRTGDPDLWFADDPADLERAKALCAPCPVRRQCLAAALERQEPWGVWGGEIFDRGSIVARKRPRGRPRKNSDPAAA
- the nudC gene encoding NAD(+) diphosphatase, with product MTRRTPFRLRNTPLLSRVGADRADVLRTDVEAATAGWRDALLLRVDRRNQVLIADGQVVLNKATEIGDKPPEDAVFLGRLGDGRHVWAVRAALEPPADRPDATVLDLRRTGHIFDDVSAQLVATATALLNWHDNAKFSAIDGAPTKPVNGGWSRVNLVNGHEEFPRIDPAVICLVHDGHDRCVLARQRLWPERFFSLVAGFVEAGESFESCVVREIAEELGLTVTDVEYLGSQPWPFPRSLMVGFHAVGDPDQPFSFNDGEIVEAAWFTRDEVREALAAGDWSSDSSSRLLLPGSISIAREIIESWAELD
- a CDS encoding mycoredoxin — its product is MSADAGELIMYTTTWCGYCKRLQTALKAEGIPYTEVNIEEDPAAAQFVESVNNGNQTVPTVKFPDGSALTNPSIKEVKAKLAG
- a CDS encoding ATP-dependent DNA helicase UvrD2 codes for the protein MMVAMPAEASSLRARLLDDLDDEQREAVTAPRGPVCVLAGAGTGKTRTITRRIAYLVAAGHVAPSQVLAVTFTQRAAGEMRGRLRALDDGVGTGAVQAMTFHAAARRQLRYFWPQVVGDAPWQLLDSKFSVVASAANRCGLPTGTDDVRDLAGEIEWAKASLITPEDYPKAVAEAGRDIPFDAAKVAAAYAGYEALKARQETVLLDFDDLLLHTAAAIENEPAVAQEFRDRYRCFVVDEYQDVTPLQQRVLNAWLGERDDLTVVGDANQTIYSFTGATPQYLLDFSRRFPDATVVRLERDYRSTPQVVSLANRVIATARGRMAGSKLHLVGQRPPGPQPTFSEYPDEVAEATAVAKNIARLIESGVAPAEIAVLYRINAQSEVYEEALTEAGIAFQVRGGEGFFSRQEIRQALLVLQRAAERAGTGAVETPAGAELAAAVRGLLEPLGLTAEPPAGTRARERWEALAALADLVDEEVATQPGLTLPGLLNELRRRADARHPPVVQGVTLASLHAAKGLEWDAVFLVGLADGTLPISHALAHGPESEPVEEERRLLYVGITRARVHLALSWALARAPGGRQGRRPSRFLNGIAPNVGSAGDRSGPTRPRRQRGATPRCRICNAVLTAPPAIMLRRCESCPADIDEELLAELKEWRSRTAKEMSVPAYVVFTDNTLIAIAEMLPTDDAALVAIPGIGARKLEQFGPDVLAMVKNRR
- a CDS encoding potassium channel family protein, encoding MTKGRLRRRLAAIEQDLTSQPEARLVDILRIPEPFVSPTQRIVRRIIYATLALMAAVVIVYLDRDGYRDVQGNELSFLDCLYYATVSLSTTGYGDITPVTPEARLINVLVITPLRVAFLIVLIGTTVETLTSQSRAALKIQRWRSRVRNHTVVIGYGTKGKTAVAAMVEDEVAPADIVVVDDDPTALERARAAGLVTVHGDATKAEVLRLASVQHAKSIIVATDNDASAVLVTLTARELAPNAKIIAAARESDNQHLLKQSGADSTVVSSETAGRLLGVATQTPSVVAIIEDLLTPDAGFSIAEREVTPKEVGGSPRHLQDIVLGVVRDGHLYRVDEPEVDAVEAGDRLLYIRISDGDR
- a CDS encoding UvrD-helicase domain-containing protein, with product MRPLPGAVQLSGAGRAGRIGAAVTARHSPADLAEALGLFPPTEEQAAVIAAPPGPLVVIAGAGAGKTETMAARVVWLVANGYARPDQVLGLTFTRKAAGQLLRRVRSRLARLAGTGLVPANSAPDWTTESVTVSTYHAFAGTLLREHGLLLPVEPDTRLIGETELWQLAYRVVCEHPGPLDTDKTPAAITAMVLRLAGQLAEHLVDTDQLRDTHVELERLVHTLPAGPYQRDRGPSQWLLNMLATQTERAALVPLIDAVHRRMRAEKVMDFGMQMAAAARLASEHPQVGAALRQRFRVVLLDEYQDTGHAQRIALSALFGGGVDDDLALTAVGDPIQSIYGWRGASATNLPRFATDFPHSDGSPAPTLELRTSWRNPPRTLHLANAISAEARRRSVAVRALRPRPDAEPGTIRCALLDDVQSEREWVAEQLAALYRHARDAGDTPPTAAVLVRRNADAAPMAQALTARGVPVEVVGLAGLLAVPEVADVVAMLRLAADPTAGSAAVRILTGPRWRLGARDLTALWRRAVELGTVEPPGARPDTDGVEQILAGIGPDADEPCLADAICDPGDAAAYSEEGYRRITALAQELTALRAHLHHPLPDLIAEIRRILGVDAEARAGQPVAAGWAGTENLDAFADVVAEFAVRPNATVPALLGYLSAAMEVENGLAPADVTVATDRVQILTVHAAKGLEWEVVAVPHLSRRVFPSTASPRTWLTDAGELPPLLRGDRATTSEHGVPVLDTADVNDRKALSDKIAEHKNRLAQRRTDEERRLLYVAVTRAEDTLLVSGHHWGATESKPRGPSEFLLEIKDVIDRSAEAGDPCGTIDLWAPEPPDGTPNPLRDKAFEVLWPAPPESRAVGHTAAGAALVTAAMAGEVTGGLDPEGWAADVDALLAERDRAARPEPAPLPAQLSVSSLVELGRDPAATALIHRRLPARPDRNTLLGTAFHEWVQRYFHTDGLFDLDDLPGAVDVEPAAADAAGLADLQNAFMTSPWAARTPTEVEVPFDMLIGDTVVRGRIDAVFADDDGGATVVDWKTGEPPRTEDEMRQAAIQLGVYRIAWAAMRGLPVESVRAAFHYVRSGQTVQPDPLPTADDLAALLADADQRTR